One genomic region from Streptomyces sp. NBC_01304 encodes:
- a CDS encoding class I SAM-dependent methyltransferase, with amino-acid sequence MTEATDRAAHEAVAATNWRAWQDSWDRQQQWYLPDREERFRVMLDMVEAVVGPAPRVLDLACGTGSITDRLLQRFPNATSTGVDLDPALLTIAEGTFAGDDRVTFVTADLKDPRWTAQLPYDSYDAVLTATALHWLHSPDLSALYGQLAGLVRDGGVFMNADHMPDPATPRLNAADRTQRHARMDRDKAAGVLDWAQWWELAAKDPVLAEPTARRFEIYGEHADGDTPSAEWHARVLREKGFGEARTVWASPSDALVLALK; translated from the coding sequence ATGACCGAGGCCACGGACCGTGCCGCCCATGAGGCCGTTGCCGCCACCAACTGGCGTGCCTGGCAGGACAGTTGGGACCGGCAGCAGCAGTGGTATCTGCCCGACCGCGAGGAGCGGTTCCGGGTGATGCTGGACATGGTCGAGGCCGTGGTCGGCCCCGCGCCACGGGTACTCGACCTCGCGTGCGGTACGGGGAGTATTACGGACCGGCTGCTGCAGAGGTTCCCGAACGCCACCAGCACCGGAGTGGATCTCGACCCGGCCCTGCTGACGATCGCCGAGGGCACCTTCGCGGGTGACGACCGGGTGACCTTCGTGACGGCGGACCTCAAGGATCCGCGGTGGACCGCGCAACTCCCGTACGACTCCTACGACGCCGTGCTCACCGCCACCGCCCTGCACTGGCTGCACAGCCCGGACCTGTCCGCCTTGTACGGGCAGCTCGCGGGCCTGGTCCGAGACGGCGGCGTCTTCATGAACGCCGACCACATGCCCGACCCGGCGACCCCGCGCCTCAACGCCGCGGACCGGACTCAGCGGCACGCCCGGATGGACCGGGACAAGGCCGCGGGCGTCCTGGACTGGGCCCAGTGGTGGGAGCTCGCCGCGAAGGACCCGGTGCTCGCGGAGCCCACCGCCAGGCGGTTCGAGATCTACGGGGAGCACGCGGACGGCGACACCCCCTCGGCCGAGTGGCACGCGCGCGTGCTGCGCGAGAAGGGCTTCGGTGAGGCCCGGACGGTGTG
- a CDS encoding CGNR zinc finger domain-containing protein has translation MELAYYSDYAVRLVNSEEPARNKDVLTSVEAVRDLFGVNQQAARRANDSDVTRFRSVRARLRAVFEAADGGDQTLAVDLLNSLLLEFPVSPQISGHDHRDEDGSPLWHMHLADHPSNATAGYAAIASMGLAFHLTEYGVDRLGLCEAAPCRNAYLDTSTNRSRRYCSDRCATRANVAAYRARKREEAARTPLPEKTGRSAESAQSTNRSNDR, from the coding sequence GTGGAACTGGCCTATTACTCGGATTACGCGGTACGCCTGGTGAACAGCGAGGAGCCGGCCCGCAACAAGGACGTGCTGACCTCGGTCGAGGCGGTGCGCGACCTCTTCGGCGTCAACCAGCAGGCGGCGCGGCGCGCGAACGACTCCGATGTGACGCGCTTCCGCTCGGTGCGGGCGAGGCTGCGCGCGGTCTTCGAGGCGGCGGACGGCGGCGACCAGACGCTCGCCGTGGACCTGCTCAACTCACTGCTCCTGGAGTTCCCGGTGAGCCCGCAGATCTCCGGGCACGACCACCGGGACGAGGACGGCAGCCCGCTGTGGCACATGCACCTGGCGGACCACCCCTCGAACGCGACCGCGGGGTACGCGGCGATCGCCTCGATGGGCCTGGCCTTCCACCTCACCGAGTACGGCGTCGACCGCCTCGGTTTGTGCGAGGCGGCGCCGTGCCGCAACGCCTATCTCGACACCTCGACGAACCGCTCGCGCCGCTACTGCTCGGACCGCTGCGCGACCCGGGCCAACGTGGCCGCCTACCGCGCCCGCAAGCGCGAGGAGGCCGCCCGCACTCCCCTGCCCGAGAAGACCGGCCGCAGCGCGGAGAGCGCCCAGAGCACCAACCGGAGCAACGACCGCTGA
- the sodX gene encoding nickel-type superoxide dismutase maturation protease — protein MREQGREPGRVGEARVPFGVAEVYGPSMVPTLRHGDQLLVRYGARVRPGDVVVLRHPFQQDLLVVKRAVERREGGWWVLGDNSYAGGDSTDYGTVPEDLVLAKVLARYRPRGEAQRSLLRLVLWALSALRPVFSGRGVRAASSRLRAR, from the coding sequence ATGCGGGAGCAAGGGCGCGAGCCGGGTCGCGTGGGGGAGGCGAGAGTGCCGTTCGGAGTGGCCGAGGTGTACGGGCCCTCGATGGTGCCCACGCTGCGCCACGGCGACCAACTGCTCGTACGGTACGGAGCCCGGGTGCGCCCGGGTGACGTCGTGGTCCTGCGCCACCCCTTCCAGCAGGACCTGCTGGTCGTCAAGCGCGCCGTGGAGCGGCGCGAGGGCGGCTGGTGGGTGCTCGGCGACAACTCGTACGCGGGCGGGGACAGTACGGACTACGGGACCGTCCCCGAGGACCTCGTCCTGGCGAAGGTGCTCGCCAGGTACCGGCCGCGCGGCGAGGCTCAGCGGTCGTTGCTCCGGTTGGTGCTCTGGGCGCTCTCCGCGCTGCGGCCGGTCTTCTCGGGCAGGGGAGTGCGGGCGGCCTCCTCGCGCTTGCGGGCGCGGTAG
- the sodN gene encoding superoxide dismutase, Ni → MLSRLFAPKVTVSAHCDLPCGVYDPAQARIEAESVKAVQEKMAANDDAHFQARAVVIKEQRAELAKHHVSVLWSDYFKPPHFEKYPQLHQLVNDTLKALSAAKASVDPKTGEKALELIAEIDRIFWETKKA, encoded by the coding sequence ATGCTCTCCCGCCTGTTTGCCCCCAAGGTGACGGTCAGCGCCCACTGCGACCTGCCCTGCGGCGTTTACGACCCGGCCCAGGCCCGTATCGAGGCCGAGTCGGTCAAGGCCGTCCAGGAGAAGATGGCGGCGAACGACGACGCCCACTTCCAGGCCCGCGCCGTTGTCATCAAGGAGCAGCGCGCCGAGCTCGCGAAGCACCACGTTTCGGTGCTCTGGAGCGACTACTTCAAGCCCCCGCACTTCGAGAAGTACCCCCAGCTCCACCAGCTGGTCAACGACACCCTGAAGGCCCTCTCGGCCGCCAAGGCGTCGGTCGACCCGAAGACCGGCGAGAAGGCTCTCGAGCTGATCGCCGAGATCGACCGGATCTTCTGGGAGACCAAGAAGGCCTGA
- a CDS encoding NmrA/HSCARG family protein codes for MSDSRIVLVIGATGNQGGATARELLSRGWAVHALVRDPDKPEARALEARGAVLVRGDLDDADSLRTAMRGAYGVFSVQPLAYEPETLANEIRQGKAVADAAKGAAVAHLVYSSVGGAERNTGIDHFETKAEIERYIAESGLPATVLRPVFFMNNLLHYAAADADGERVMRLPVKAEKPMQLIATEDIGVFAADAFDEPDEFIGRQVEIAGDEITFPEVAEIYERVTGTPTRFEAQPIEERMFAWFAEEGYRADLPALRERHPGLLTFEEFLSRRLS; via the coding sequence ATGAGCGACAGCCGCATCGTTCTCGTCATCGGCGCCACCGGAAACCAGGGCGGCGCCACCGCACGCGAGCTGCTCTCCCGAGGCTGGGCGGTACACGCCCTCGTACGCGATCCGGACAAGCCCGAGGCGCGCGCCCTCGAAGCGCGAGGGGCGGTGCTGGTGCGGGGCGATCTGGACGACGCCGACTCGCTGCGTACGGCGATGCGGGGCGCGTACGGCGTGTTCAGCGTGCAGCCGCTGGCGTACGAGCCCGAGACCCTGGCCAACGAGATACGCCAGGGCAAGGCGGTCGCCGACGCCGCCAAGGGGGCCGCGGTCGCGCACCTCGTCTACAGCTCGGTGGGCGGCGCCGAGCGGAACACCGGCATCGACCACTTCGAGACCAAGGCCGAGATCGAGCGGTACATCGCGGAGTCGGGGTTGCCCGCGACCGTCCTGCGCCCGGTGTTCTTCATGAACAACCTGCTCCACTACGCCGCAGCCGACGCCGACGGGGAGCGGGTCATGCGGCTCCCGGTCAAGGCGGAGAAGCCGATGCAGCTCATCGCCACCGAGGACATCGGCGTCTTCGCCGCCGACGCCTTCGACGAACCGGACGAGTTCATCGGCCGGCAAGTGGAGATCGCCGGCGACGAGATCACCTTCCCCGAGGTCGCCGAGATCTACGAGCGGGTCACCGGAACGCCGACGCGGTTCGAGGCGCAGCCCATCGAGGAGCGCATGTTCGCGTGGTTCGCGGAGGAGGGCTACCGCGCCGATCTGCCCGCCCTGCGCGAGCGGCACCCCGGCCTGCTGACGTTCGAGGAGTTCCTGTCCCGGCGACTGTCCTGA
- a CDS encoding RBBP9/YdeN family alpha/beta hydrolase has product MSRIVVSHGFAMSSTDHWYPYLGAELGALGHEVVVPRLPDPQAPQADAWLKALTAQASQGPAADTVLVGHSLGGVNVLRLLQQHDVEAEGPYAGVVLVASMAGDVGYDALAAFFEPDVDWARIRRAAKSFRILHAANDPVTGAATGEHIMKFVTELGATATVPAEGGHFPSTDGTQQQLPEALRLVRDVLPA; this is encoded by the coding sequence ATGAGCAGGATCGTCGTTTCGCACGGGTTCGCCATGAGCAGCACGGACCACTGGTACCCGTATCTGGGCGCGGAGTTGGGCGCTCTTGGCCACGAGGTCGTCGTTCCGCGGCTGCCGGACCCTCAGGCTCCGCAGGCGGATGCCTGGCTCAAGGCCCTGACCGCGCAGGCATCGCAGGGCCCGGCCGCCGACACCGTACTGGTGGGGCACAGCCTCGGCGGCGTCAACGTACTGCGTCTGCTGCAGCAGCACGACGTCGAGGCCGAGGGGCCGTACGCCGGAGTCGTCCTGGTCGCCTCGATGGCGGGAGACGTCGGCTACGACGCGCTGGCCGCGTTCTTCGAGCCGGACGTCGACTGGGCCCGCATCCGCCGGGCCGCCAAGTCCTTCCGGATTCTGCACGCGGCGAACGACCCGGTCACGGGCGCGGCGACCGGCGAGCACATCATGAAGTTCGTGACCGAACTGGGCGCCACGGCCACCGTCCCGGCCGAGGGAGGGCACTTCCCCAGCACGGACGGCACCCAGCAGCAGCTGCCCGAAGCCCTCCGCCTGGTGCGGGACGTCCTGCCTGCTTGA
- a CDS encoding TetR/AcrR family transcriptional regulator, whose amino-acid sequence MRSQGAHDDVLAAAAALLEEVGYQGVTIEGVAKRANVAKSTIYRWWKSKPTLVMDAYQQTVDQRMPTPDTGSVADDLTAFVTELYRVSEHPLRIKALRGLMAEAQLDPAFEEPFRQWVQTRRAVVRQLLDKGVERGELSADTDLGLAVDQVFGTFWYRLLVGHAPLDAAQAPAHVARVIKGMRSP is encoded by the coding sequence GTGCGGAGTCAGGGCGCGCATGACGACGTACTGGCCGCCGCCGCCGCGCTGTTGGAAGAGGTCGGCTACCAGGGCGTCACCATCGAGGGCGTGGCCAAGCGCGCGAACGTCGCGAAGAGCACCATCTACCGCTGGTGGAAGTCCAAGCCCACCCTCGTCATGGACGCCTACCAGCAGACCGTCGACCAGCGCATGCCCACTCCGGACACCGGCAGCGTCGCCGACGATCTGACGGCGTTCGTCACCGAGCTCTACCGGGTCTCCGAACACCCCTTGCGGATCAAGGCACTTCGCGGCCTCATGGCGGAGGCGCAGCTGGACCCCGCCTTCGAGGAACCCTTCCGCCAGTGGGTGCAGACCCGCCGCGCCGTCGTCAGGCAGCTGCTCGACAAGGGCGTCGAGCGGGGCGAGCTCTCCGCCGATACCGACCTGGGCCTCGCCGTCGACCAGGTCTTCGGGACTTTCTGGTACCGCCTGCTCGTCGGCCACGCCCCCCTGGACGCGGCACAGGCCCCCGCGCACGTGGCTCGCGTCATCAAGGGCATGCGGAGCCCGTGA
- a CDS encoding alpha/beta fold hydrolase — protein MHSTAVTPEGDRIRWVELPGEEPARVYLHGLGATSPAYFAAAAVHPLLAGRRSLLIDMLGHGHSDRPTHFDYSLESHADTVAAALTSAGVTGAEVVAHSMGGSVAIVLADRHPESVSRLVLVDANLDPLPRVPGSGGSSGIAAYTEEEFLAGGLQETLDRVGPHWASTMRLAGPEALHRSALRLVKGTDPTMRELLLDLKIPRTFLLPEADLPFPGTAELEAAGVGVVPIPDCGHNIMLDNPEAFARATAEGLGRD, from the coding sequence ATGCACAGCACCGCCGTGACCCCCGAGGGCGACCGGATCCGCTGGGTGGAGCTGCCGGGCGAGGAGCCCGCCCGGGTCTACCTGCACGGACTCGGCGCGACCTCACCGGCGTACTTCGCGGCCGCGGCCGTGCACCCGCTGCTCGCCGGGCGGCGCTCGCTGCTCATCGACATGCTGGGCCACGGTCACAGCGACCGGCCGACCCACTTCGACTACTCCCTCGAGTCGCACGCCGACACCGTGGCCGCGGCCCTGACCTCGGCCGGGGTCACCGGGGCCGAGGTCGTGGCGCACAGCATGGGCGGTTCCGTGGCCATCGTGCTGGCCGACCGGCACCCGGAGTCGGTGTCCCGTCTCGTCCTGGTGGACGCCAACCTCGACCCGCTGCCGCGCGTCCCCGGCTCCGGCGGCAGCAGCGGGATCGCGGCGTACACGGAGGAGGAGTTCCTGGCCGGCGGCCTGCAGGAGACCTTGGACCGGGTGGGACCGCACTGGGCGTCGACCATGCGCCTGGCCGGCCCGGAGGCGCTGCACCGCAGCGCACTCCGACTCGTCAAGGGCACGGACCCGACCATGCGGGAGCTGCTGCTCGACCTGAAGATCCCGCGTACGTTCCTGCTGCCGGAGGCCGACCTGCCGTTCCCGGGGACGGCGGAGCTCGAGGCCGCGGGGGTGGGCGTGGTGCCGATACCCGACTGCGGGCACAACATCATGCTGGACAACCCGGAGGCCTTCGCGCGGGCCACCGCGGAGGGGCTCGGCAGGGACTAG
- a CDS encoding DUF952 domain-containing protein, with the protein MPELLHLTERALWDAARASGTYEMSTRGRTLQEEGFIHCSGRHQVAAVAAFLYGDWTGPDELVLLVIDGERLTAPVKYEAMKPGGEEFPHIYGPLPVDAVVRVEPWTAGGTERA; encoded by the coding sequence ATGCCTGAACTCCTGCACCTCACCGAACGCGCCCTGTGGGACGCCGCCCGCGCGAGTGGCACGTACGAGATGTCCACCCGTGGCCGCACCCTCCAGGAGGAGGGCTTCATCCACTGCTCGGGCCGGCACCAGGTCGCCGCCGTCGCGGCCTTCCTCTACGGGGACTGGACCGGGCCGGACGAGCTCGTGCTCCTCGTCATCGACGGCGAGCGGCTGACGGCGCCCGTGAAGTACGAGGCGATGAAGCCGGGCGGGGAGGAATTCCCGCACATCTACGGGCCGTTGCCGGTGGACGCGGTGGTGCGGGTGGAGCCGTGGACAGCCGGGGGAACGGAGAGGGCGTGA
- a CDS encoding CPBP family glutamic-type intramembrane protease, whose translation MSTGPAGPAGPDQWPGWAVPPGTPGAPGLPGRRPVGPVPAPPGTPYDRQARNGLQRWWRQVLGTVVMLFGAMVVTLCLYVAAEAFAEESGLQPARPHNEEVFDAPLAEQALGLVSLALFIPSVMLAARWLQLRPAGTLSSVTGRLRWRWLATCAGVAAPLMVLQTGLLILWASFTADDDLDAGGVSFPGWSSLLLSLVVLWALVPFQAAAEEYVFRGWFQQIFGAHWNSPWPGIVISSLLFALAHGFGELSGFALLFYSAAWWAWLCLRTGGLEATIAAHVVNNLIAFSLLAVTGELDDTGSAADAAWQALVLELIFAPLYCLIVVRLARRKGVAARTP comes from the coding sequence GTGAGCACCGGACCCGCTGGACCCGCAGGCCCCGACCAGTGGCCCGGCTGGGCCGTCCCGCCCGGAACACCCGGGGCACCCGGCCTGCCCGGGCGCCGCCCCGTCGGCCCGGTCCCCGCGCCGCCCGGGACCCCGTACGACAGGCAGGCCAGGAACGGGCTGCAGCGCTGGTGGCGGCAGGTCCTCGGCACGGTCGTGATGCTGTTCGGCGCCATGGTGGTCACGCTCTGTCTGTACGTGGCCGCCGAAGCCTTCGCCGAAGAGTCCGGGCTGCAGCCGGCGCGCCCGCACAACGAGGAGGTCTTCGACGCACCTCTGGCGGAGCAGGCACTGGGGCTGGTCTCGCTGGCCCTCTTCATCCCCTCCGTCATGCTCGCCGCGCGCTGGCTCCAGCTGCGGCCGGCGGGCACGCTGTCGTCGGTGACCGGGCGGCTGCGGTGGCGGTGGCTCGCGACGTGCGCGGGGGTGGCGGCGCCGCTGATGGTTCTGCAGACGGGGCTGCTGATCCTGTGGGCCTCCTTCACGGCGGACGACGACCTGGATGCCGGTGGGGTGAGCTTTCCCGGATGGTCCTCGCTGCTGCTGAGTCTGGTGGTGCTGTGGGCGCTGGTGCCGTTCCAGGCGGCGGCCGAGGAGTACGTGTTCCGCGGCTGGTTCCAGCAGATCTTCGGGGCGCACTGGAACTCGCCCTGGCCCGGCATCGTCATCAGCTCCCTCCTGTTCGCCCTCGCGCACGGGTTCGGCGAACTCTCCGGATTTGCCCTGCTGTTCTACTCGGCGGCCTGGTGGGCCTGGCTGTGTCTGCGGACGGGCGGCCTGGAGGCGACGATCGCGGCGCACGTCGTGAACAACCTCATCGCCTTCTCGCTGCTCGCCGTCACCGGTGAGCTGGACGACACGGGTTCGGCGGCGGACGCGGCCTGGCAGGCGCTCGTCCTGGAGCTGATCTTCGCGCCGCTGTACTGCCTGATCGTGGTCCGGCTGGCCCGACGGAAGGGCGTCGCCGCCCGCACGCCGTGA
- a CDS encoding GNAT family N-acetyltransferase, translating to MSGVKDGTQGVPRVRHARVEDLPEVARLAAEHAEYEKAAPPAADLAQRLAGPLFGGDGPPRLYCLVAESADGKLVGYATCAPEFSTWEGRAYLHMDCLFLRSGQRGHGLGPLLVEAVVAQARTLGLDEVQWQTPVWNEGAIRFYERLGATGKEKLRYALKVE from the coding sequence ATGAGCGGGGTCAAGGACGGGACTCAGGGGGTCCCGCGGGTCCGGCATGCCCGGGTCGAGGACCTGCCGGAAGTCGCGCGGCTCGCCGCCGAGCACGCCGAGTACGAGAAGGCGGCGCCGCCCGCGGCCGACCTCGCGCAGCGGCTCGCCGGACCTCTCTTCGGCGGCGACGGGCCGCCCCGGCTGTACTGCCTGGTCGCCGAGTCGGCGGACGGGAAGCTGGTCGGATATGCCACTTGCGCACCGGAGTTCTCGACCTGGGAGGGGCGCGCCTACCTGCACATGGACTGCCTCTTCCTGCGATCGGGGCAGCGCGGGCACGGGCTCGGGCCGCTCCTGGTCGAGGCGGTGGTGGCACAGGCGAGGACGCTAGGGCTCGACGAGGTGCAGTGGCAGACGCCCGTGTGGAACGAGGGGGCGATCCGGTTCTACGAGCGGTTGGGGGCCACGGGCAAGGAGAAATTGAGGTATGCGCTGAAGGTGGAGTGA
- a CDS encoding RNA polymerase sigma factor — protein MRRRTSDIEDLLRLHAPQVLGALVRRYGHFDLAEDAVQEALLAAAGQWPEEGTPGNPRGWLIRVASRRLMDQLRSEEARRRREESAASLTPRDAFTMPAPGEARAPSEDDTLTLLFLCCHPELSPAAQIALTLRAVGGLTTAEIARAHLVPEATMAQRISRAKAKVRGVHFRQPSGADRDQRLAAVLQVLYLIFNEGHTATSGAALHRADLAREAIRLTRAVRRLLPAEGAVTGLLALMLLTDARSAARTGPAGELIPLDEQDRSRWDAAAIAEGVRLVEEALGQGPAGAYQLQAAIAALHDEAGRAEDTDWPQILALYDLLVRLAPGPMAELGRAVAVAMVHGPVAGLAEVDKLEAGLAGNHRLDAVRAHLLEKAGDAGAAREAYRLAAGRTLSVPEARYLRMRAARLGGGEGGSVFGEVEGSGGSGERGGSEELEEPSKVGEVEGQEG, from the coding sequence GTGAGACGACGTACGAGCGACATCGAGGACCTGCTGCGCCTGCACGCGCCGCAGGTCCTCGGCGCGCTGGTGCGCCGGTACGGGCACTTCGACCTGGCCGAGGACGCCGTGCAGGAGGCCTTGCTCGCCGCGGCCGGGCAGTGGCCCGAGGAGGGCACGCCCGGCAACCCGCGCGGGTGGCTGATCAGGGTCGCCTCGCGTCGGCTCATGGACCAGCTGCGCAGCGAGGAAGCGCGCAGGCGGCGCGAGGAGAGCGCGGCCTCGCTCACGCCGCGGGACGCCTTCACCATGCCGGCGCCGGGTGAGGCGCGGGCGCCGTCCGAGGACGACACCCTCACGCTGCTCTTCCTCTGCTGCCATCCGGAGCTCTCCCCGGCGGCGCAGATCGCGCTGACCCTGCGGGCCGTCGGCGGGCTGACCACGGCCGAGATCGCACGGGCCCATCTGGTGCCCGAGGCGACGATGGCGCAGCGGATCAGCCGGGCCAAGGCGAAAGTGCGGGGCGTGCATTTCCGGCAGCCTTCGGGGGCTGACCGTGACCAGCGGCTCGCTGCGGTCCTCCAGGTGCTCTACCTGATCTTCAACGAGGGCCATACGGCGACATCGGGTGCCGCACTGCACCGTGCGGACCTCGCGCGGGAGGCGATCAGGCTGACGCGGGCGGTGCGCCGGCTGCTGCCCGCCGAGGGCGCGGTGACCGGGCTGCTCGCCCTGATGCTGCTGACCGACGCGCGCAGCGCGGCACGCACCGGGCCCGCGGGCGAGTTGATCCCCCTGGACGAGCAGGACCGCTCCCGCTGGGACGCCGCCGCGATCGCGGAAGGCGTGCGGCTCGTCGAGGAGGCGCTGGGGCAAGGGCCCGCCGGGGCCTACCAGTTGCAGGCCGCGATCGCCGCGCTGCACGACGAGGCGGGGCGGGCCGAGGACACGGACTGGCCGCAGATCCTCGCGCTGTACGACCTCCTGGTGCGCCTCGCGCCGGGGCCCATGGCCGAGTTGGGGCGCGCGGTGGCGGTGGCGATGGTGCACGGGCCGGTGGCGGGGCTTGCCGAGGTCGACAAGCTGGAGGCCGGGCTTGCGGGGAACCACCGGCTCGATGCGGTGCGGGCCCATCTCCTGGAGAAGGCGGGGGACGCGGGGGCGGCCCGGGAGGCGTATCGGCTGGCGGCGGGGCGGACGTTGAGCGTGCCGGAGGCCCGGTATCTGCGGATGCGGGCGGCTCGGCTGGGTGGGGGCGAGGGCGGGAGTGTGTTCGGGGAGGTGGAGGGGTCAGGAGGGTCGGGGGAGCGTGGCGGGTCGGAGGAGCTGGAGGAGCCGAGCAAGGTCGGGGAGGTGGAGGGGCAGGAGGGTTGA